The Bifidobacterium eulemuris genome includes a window with the following:
- a CDS encoding prealbumin-like fold domain-containing protein yields the protein MLRKLGQKLIASIMRLTTLTVAFALIGSAAIAIASADETLQTMTNPLTEYADITGAQLTINGTVYQVPTGSTIEINVTNNVDVDISATINFEIPASELEKATKNQDGSVTLDYEIGGLTTLPETNGSQPLAGDLGTYVIKNGVISLTFNKDTVEKNERGPISGGYITLGFNSSHIDADENGNAALVFTDTITQSVSLKKTGLAVDKKLISLTQSDDKATYTAEYQVTVTNSGNQDIEKWQLYDVITGNGWMTATQINSVYESLQNYEIGDRTITPQAVYASSSSSGGSVSVPTGLDQSAHYVRWWANFQQTLHPGEQVTITYQTTVLNNVAQQDNRFTVGTPSSDNWAPNQYDASATDFASAKVNSAPNISFKKENVSHENVSCPEQSTSDGVTSCGVAQWKITMSNTGDGPLPAGWELHDTAESMWYTSDQVKELYELLTNQYADAAKTILIQGTLEVKSVNGTAYSYPANDLPDNVQYSSLKFISSSRLDAGVTLTLSYSGYYDANTTASPSNEGGACLGEYCETSGRVPVILASVTKYGCVGGASNCYGKDTAVSASFGIGSTQVPTIGWRVDVHVQSDERNNDVTIVEELPDGLRNVRFSYSDSGNTDSSSFQELNEGDTVITKAEGGTFIIQVTKQDDQHYKIVVPKESTSLQERGEVILYVSAEVDFSRSDLWDVSRAGQDLANTFTNKVSAAIQGEDIGQDEQSITYTVRKARNITKSTCAQSSVSDGVKKCTYSITVNNLGLDLARNAEFLNLQDDLEISGTGYASANVTNVSVKVCSSSYRGSSGCPSPMTDYPVDYEVKRSSDGKKLTTTMKIPDGKPVVITYDVVFQGEGSITASNKATITNASTSLASDTKTSTVTLTTSSAGGFVDAFTVRKTDKDTDLPLSGAVFSLYQYDSGSGEYVSEPTASATTDNNGEITFNNLECGTAYKLVEKSAPEGYELQSEGTEFYLSPCTDDTGKRPSTAVAFPGGSAIYLTNTRIRGSVAWSKVDSAKQGTALSGSQWSLERRDKDTTDAWTTLYDSIADCVDSAACENGIDQNPEPGGFLLEGLSTDYEYRLTETKSPDKYQLPDASRTYMVFSFTSQGVITVATFGEWNAVSNQCGTKDNPCPLPNTLISVSSLPLTGEFGTARQWLVGGLGLLGLAVLSVLGAQYWRRAKLNQTDIEK from the coding sequence ATGTTGCGTAAGCTCGGTCAAAAACTGATTGCCTCGATTATGCGGCTGACGACCTTAACAGTTGCCTTCGCCCTTATAGGGTCCGCCGCCATAGCCATCGCCTCGGCTGATGAGACCTTGCAGACAATGACGAATCCTTTGACGGAGTATGCCGATATCACAGGAGCCCAATTAACGATCAATGGAACGGTATATCAAGTTCCTACAGGTTCCACCATTGAGATAAACGTGACCAATAACGTCGATGTCGATATATCCGCAACGATTAACTTCGAGATTCCAGCAAGCGAATTGGAAAAAGCCACTAAAAACCAAGATGGAAGCGTTACTCTCGACTATGAAATCGGTGGACTCACAACGCTGCCTGAGACCAACGGTTCTCAGCCTCTTGCGGGAGATTTAGGAACATATGTTATTAAGAATGGCGTTATCTCTCTGACTTTCAATAAGGATACTGTCGAAAAGAACGAGCGAGGACCAATTTCAGGCGGTTATATCACGTTGGGTTTCAACTCGTCTCATATCGATGCTGATGAAAATGGAAATGCCGCGCTTGTTTTTACGGATACCATCACGCAGTCGGTCAGCTTGAAAAAGACGGGCCTGGCAGTTGATAAGAAGCTCATCAGCCTGACGCAGTCCGATGACAAAGCGACCTATACGGCGGAATATCAGGTGACTGTGACCAATAGCGGCAACCAAGATATTGAAAAATGGCAGCTCTATGATGTCATTACCGGCAACGGCTGGATGACCGCTACCCAAATAAACTCAGTGTATGAGTCGCTGCAAAACTACGAGATTGGTGACCGGACGATAACGCCGCAGGCTGTGTATGCTTCCTCCAGCAGTTCAGGAGGCTCTGTTTCAGTTCCAACAGGTCTTGATCAGAGTGCTCATTATGTTCGATGGTGGGCTAATTTCCAACAGACGTTGCATCCCGGCGAACAGGTGACCATCACTTATCAGACAACGGTTCTTAACAATGTTGCTCAACAGGACAACAGATTTACCGTAGGTACTCCGTCCTCTGATAATTGGGCTCCGAATCAGTATGACGCGTCAGCCACGGATTTCGCATCGGCGAAAGTCAATAGTGCTCCCAACATATCGTTCAAGAAAGAAAATGTGTCCCATGAGAACGTATCATGTCCCGAACAGTCCACGTCGGATGGCGTGACTTCCTGCGGTGTCGCTCAATGGAAAATCACCATGTCCAATACAGGCGACGGACCTCTTCCCGCAGGTTGGGAATTGCATGACACCGCGGAGTCCATGTGGTACACAAGCGATCAAGTCAAAGAGTTGTATGAGCTTCTCACCAATCAGTATGCGGATGCCGCAAAAACCATTTTGATACAGGGAACGCTCGAAGTTAAGAGTGTTAATGGTACTGCGTACTCATATCCGGCCAATGATCTTCCGGACAACGTCCAATACAGCTCGCTGAAATTCATTTCCAGCTCCCGACTTGACGCGGGCGTTACATTGACCCTTTCCTATTCGGGCTACTATGACGCCAATACCACAGCATCCCCATCCAATGAAGGCGGAGCGTGCCTTGGTGAATACTGTGAGACATCCGGCCGCGTTCCCGTCATACTGGCTTCGGTGACTAAATACGGTTGCGTTGGTGGTGCCTCCAACTGTTATGGGAAGGATACCGCAGTATCGGCTTCTTTTGGCATTGGCTCTACGCAGGTGCCCACCATCGGATGGCGCGTTGACGTTCATGTGCAATCCGATGAACGCAATAACGATGTCACAATCGTCGAGGAACTTCCCGATGGGTTGAGGAATGTACGCTTCTCCTATAGTGATTCTGGAAACACGGATTCTTCCAGCTTTCAGGAGCTTAATGAAGGCGACACAGTCATAACGAAAGCGGAAGGAGGGACATTCATTATTCAAGTGACAAAGCAAGATGATCAACATTATAAGATTGTCGTTCCTAAAGAATCCACTTCGCTGCAGGAACGCGGGGAAGTGATTCTCTATGTGTCCGCGGAAGTGGACTTTAGTCGCTCCGACCTGTGGGATGTATCCCGCGCCGGACAGGATCTCGCCAACACATTCACCAATAAGGTGTCGGCTGCGATACAAGGTGAAGATATCGGCCAAGATGAGCAATCCATCACATATACGGTTCGCAAAGCTAGGAACATCACCAAAAGCACATGCGCACAAAGCTCTGTCAGTGATGGCGTGAAGAAATGCACGTATTCCATCACGGTCAATAATCTTGGATTGGATTTGGCTAGGAATGCCGAGTTCCTGAATCTCCAGGATGATCTTGAGATTTCCGGCACAGGATACGCCTCGGCGAATGTGACCAATGTATCCGTGAAAGTGTGTTCGAGCTCATACCGGGGGAGTAGCGGTTGCCCTTCACCGATGACTGACTATCCGGTGGATTATGAGGTGAAACGCTCCAGCGATGGGAAGAAGCTCACCACAACCATGAAAATTCCGGATGGAAAGCCCGTCGTTATCACCTATGACGTCGTGTTTCAAGGGGAAGGCAGTATAACCGCGAGTAACAAGGCGACAATCACGAATGCCTCCACATCCTTGGCCTCGGATACGAAAACTAGCACCGTGACGTTGACGACATCATCTGCGGGCGGATTCGTGGATGCTTTTACCGTGCGGAAAACGGATAAAGATACGGACTTGCCGCTGAGCGGAGCGGTATTCAGTTTGTATCAATACGATTCAGGCAGTGGGGAATATGTGAGCGAGCCCACTGCAAGCGCGACAACCGATAACAACGGTGAAATCACATTCAATAATCTGGAATGCGGCACAGCATACAAACTGGTGGAGAAGTCCGCACCTGAAGGCTATGAGCTGCAAAGTGAAGGAACCGAATTCTACCTCTCACCGTGCACTGACGATACTGGCAAACGGCCTAGCACCGCGGTTGCTTTTCCCGGAGGTTCTGCGATCTACCTCACCAACACGAGGATTCGGGGCTCCGTCGCTTGGTCCAAAGTGGATTCCGCCAAGCAAGGAACGGCATTGTCGGGGTCTCAATGGAGTTTGGAACGCCGAGACAAAGACACAACCGATGCTTGGACGACGCTTTATGACTCCATTGCTGATTGCGTAGACAGCGCCGCATGCGAGAACGGAATCGACCAGAATCCTGAGCCTGGTGGTTTCTTATTGGAAGGTCTTAGCACCGATTATGAGTACCGTCTTACGGAGACGAAGTCGCCTGACAAATATCAGCTGCCGGATGCTTCGCGGACGTATATGGTGTTCTCGTTCACCAGTCAAGGTGTCATCACAGTCGCCACGTTTGGAGAGTGGAACGCTGTATCGAATCAATGTGGAACAAAGGATAATCCGTGCCCGCTGCCGAATACGTTGATATCGGTGTCGTCGTTGCCGTTGACGGGCGAGTTCGGCACTGCGCGCCAATGGTTGGTGGGTGGTTTGGGACTGCTTGGATTGGCGGTGCTGAGTGTGCTGGGAGCGCAGTATTGGCGCAGGGCGAAACTCAACCAAACGGATATTGAGAAATAA